The genome window TGCCTTGTGTGAAGTCGCGCGGCTTCGGATCGAGGAACTTCGCCGACGGACCGGTGCCGTCGCCTTCGTCCCCATGACAGCCGGAACAGCGGGCGTCGTACACGTTTTCACCCAAAGGCAGAAGGTCTTTCTGAATGTGGTTTCCGGGATTCACGCTGGAGCCGACGGACAGGTTGGTGGAGACGAACTGCTCGCGCCAGTCGCCGATGCTGATGCCCAGCCGCTGAACGTAAGCGATCAGCGCCTTGCCGTCTTCGTTCAACTGCGGCGCTTCGCCTTCTTTTTCAGGCTCCTCAAACAACCACGGAAACCGCGGCATGATGGAATCCTTTTTCACCGCCTGCGGATCCCAGTGGTGCGCCGCGTGCCAGCCGTCGCTGTAACGCCGGCCGACGCGGGTGAGATCGGGACCGATGCGCCGCGTGCTGAACAGGTGCGGCAGATCGTGCACGTACTCGCCGTTCTGCGACACCGGACCCCATCGAAAATTTTCACCGGTCACCGGGCGCACGAACTGCGAATGGCAGTACCAGCAGCCTTCGCGGATGTACACCTCGCGCCCGCGTTCCTCCAGCGGCGTGTAGTCCGGCACGTCGATCTTCGCATCGGCCACCACGTCGGTGACGTGCGCGCGCTGTTGTTTGTTGGTCACGTACGGTGCAATGCCCTGCGTGCCGACGGCCAGGCCGAACAGGAAAATGCCCGCACCGACCACCACGCCGGAAGGCGTCTCCAGCCAGTTGCCGCCCTTTTTGAGCGGCGCCATCGGCACCTTCTCGCCGGTCTGCTCGATGGCGGCCATGCTTTCGACCGCTTTCCCCGCCTGTGCGGTTTTATAAAAGTTGATCAGCATCAGCAGGATGGCGATGTCCATCGACAGCCCGCCCAGCGTGCGCGCCACCCACCAGGGTTTCATTTCGTTGACGGTATCGACGAAGTTCGCGCCGTGCTCCAGCATGGAACCCTGCACGAATCCCTGCGCGGTGAGGCCGGCCGCCATCACGCTGAAGCCGCCGATGGTCAGCCACAGATGCCAGCTCGCCAGTTTGGCGCTCCACAACTGATTGCCGGTGAGGCGCGGCCAGATGTAATACATGCCGCCAACCACCCACACCACCATCGAACCAAATACGGTGAGATGCGAATGGGCGATGACGAAATCGTTGAAGTGCGTGAGTTCCTGCATGCGGCGGAGCGCCTCGACCGATCCCTGAAAACAGCCGAACAGGTAGTACACCGCACCGAGGATGAGAAATTTGCCCGCATAGGCGTCGGCGTCATTGCCGCCGCACACCTGTCCCCAGCGGCCGCGCACGGTGCCGAAGAAATTGATGGTCACCGTCCACACGGGAATGATCAACAGCATGCTGGTGACGATGGAGATGGTCTGCGTCCAGTATGGAATCGGGCTGAACAGATAATGATGCGTGCCGACGAAGGGATAAAACAGAGCCAGCGACCAGAACCCCAGTAGAGAAAGCTTATGACTGAACAGCGATTGCTTCGCCGCCAAAGGCAGGAAGTAATAAATGATGGCGAGTCCCGCCGGCGTCAGCCACAGGCCGACAATATAATGAATATACAGGCCGTGCATCGCCGCGCTGTCCACACCCGTGAACGGGCCGTACGGCAACACCACATTGCCCAGCACCAGATTGAACACGGTCCACACGAACGCCGCAGTGATATACCAGAGCGATACATAAAAACGCGGCTCCTGCCGTTGGAACACGGTGCCCAGCACCTGCACCGTGATCAGGCCCAGCACAATGAAGCGCAGGATGTTGAACGGCCAGGTGAACTCCCCGGCTTCAAACCCCATGTTGTGGCCAAGCAGCAGCGATCCCGTACCTAGGACGAGAAACGCGTTCCACAACCACAACAGCCAGTGCCCCCATTCTTCCTTATACAAACGCCGCCCGCACAAACGCGGCACGGCGTAATACATGAGCGCAATGAACAGCGTGGAGAACGCGCCGAAGATGACGCCGTTGACGTGCACCGGGCGCATGCGGCCGAAGGTGAACCAGGCCGTTTCACCCAGGAATTCCGGATTGTGAAACTTGATGGAAACAAAAACCCCGATAAAGGGGAATATAGTAAGCCAGATCAAGCCCCACCACCCCCAGGACTTGATCATGGGCTTGTTGACGAGTGTGTCGGTATCCATAGCGGGTATCCCTTTCGTTGAAAGTCGCAGCTTTTTCAACTGACAATGGGAATGTGATGATTTGCGTCATACATCCAAGCTATGCTCCATTCGAAGTCCCGTCAACAGGGCTTGCCCAGAAACGGTAAGCCGAGATAAGACCCTCCTCTCAAAACCTGCGCCCTAAAGGACCAAAAAATATAAAGTTTCCCACCCGTTGCCCGGGACACAAAAAATGAACGATCCCGTTGCCTCAAGGTTGAAGCGACAAATAATAATGCTATTTTGGGCAGATTTTTAAGTTTGGCGTGGATACGGCCGGGCGGCTGCATTCATTCTTTTGAACCGGTCGGAGCTGCGGACAGGGTTTGAAAATGAATCGATTTTGTAAAAATCGAATCATAATTAAAAGACAGGATTTATAGAATTCAAGAAAAGGAGACGACTATATGATGAAGCGCGAACTCGCTGCGACCCTGACCCTCACCCTGTTCCTGATCGGCGCTTCCGGATGCGGCGTCATGCACGGCCACAAAACCGTCACGCTGGACCAGGTCGATCCCGCCGCCCGCACGGTCATCGATACCTACACGAAGGACGGCAACATCGATGAAATTCATACCGGACACGAAGACGGTCACGGCATCTACAAGGTGCATTACAAAAAGAATGGACGTGAAAACGAGTTGCAGGTGACGTCAAAGGGCGCCGTCCTGGAATGGGAAGAGGCCGTAACGATGGAAGAGTTGCCCGCAGCCGTCAATGGGACGGTGACCCGTATCACTCACGGTTCGACCATCAAGGAGTTGGTCAAGGAAGTTGAAGAAGGCGATATGTTTTACGAAGTGGAGTTTGACAAGGATGGCAAGGAAAACGAAGTCAAAATAGCCGAAGACGGCAGCATTCTGGAATGGGAAACGGAATGAGGCCGATCTGCTGACCCACTGCGAGGAGGTCAATCATGCCAAACAGCGTTTATAAAATCATCGAACTGGTAGGAAGCAGCGACAAATCCTGGGAAGACGCCGCCAAAAAAGCGGTGGAAACCGCCGCTCACAGCCTGGAGGATCTCCGCGTTGCGGAGATCAAGGAACTCGACATGAAAATCGAGGACGGCAAGGTGACGGCGTTCCGCAGCAAGGTGGCCATCTCCTTCAAGTACCACGAAAAAGGATAGCGCTCCCTTTCACACAGCACATTCAACACCAGAGCAAGCCGGTCCCGCCATTCGGGACCGGCTTTTTTTATGATTCGTCGGCGTTGCGTTTCAGTTTATCTTTCAGGCCGGGGGGCAATTTATCGGGGATATCCTTGAAACGTTTTTTGATCTGGTTCAACAGCCACCGTGCCCACGCAAACTCCATGGCCAGGATGGTCAGCCCCGCGGGTATCACCACCAAAGCCGGACCCGGCGTGAAGATCAACACCACCCCGGCGCACAGAACCGTGATGCCCACGACAAAGACAACGAGCCGTCGCCCTCCCCGTTGCGTCAAGCGCGCCAGCGTCTGCGCGCCTTCCGCAATCGGCTCGAACATGCCCGTCCCCCCGCTTCGTATATCCAGGTAGGACGCCACCGTCCCCAGGCTCAGTATGCCTGCGATCACACCCAGCGACACCTCGATTGGAATGTGATAGTGGTGCGTCAAAATCATTTTAACGCCGATGAAACCCAGAATGAACATCAGGCAGATGTTCAGATAGCGGAACCGCGACACCACCGCCGCCAGCGCGAAGTACATCGAACGCAATCCGAGGATGGCAAAGATGTTCGAGGTGTACACCAGAAACGAGTCGCGGGTGATGGACAGGATGGCCGGGATGGAATCGATGGCGAACACCACATCGGACGTTTCCACCAGGATGAGTGCGAGAAACAGCGGCGTGGCGGTCCAACGTCCCTCCTGACGCACGAAGAACCTTTCTTCGTGATGTTGCATGGTGACCGGGACGACCGCGCGCACAGCACGAACGAACAGGTTGCGGTCGGGATCGATACTCCCCTGCTCCGCCGCGGGCATGCGGGCGGCGGTGATAAGCAAAAGCCCGCCGAAGACATAGAACATCCATTGAAAATGATTGAGCAGGCTGATGCCAAAACCGATCATCACCCCGCGCAGAACCACGGCAAGCAGAATGCCCCAGAACAGAACCCGGTGCTGATATTTGAGAGGAACACTGAAGTACTGGAAGATGAGAAGGAAGACGAAGATGTTGTCCACGCTGAGGGATTTTTCGACGAGATAACCTGTGAAAAACTTGAAGGCCGCCTTGCGTCCGCTGTGCTCTTCCATAAGCGGCGTGGGACCGAAGAGCTGGTATTCATAGAGGAAGTATATGAACACGTTGAAAGCCAACGCCAGCACCACCCAGAACAGAACCCAGGCCAGCGCTTCCTTCACCGGCATCTCCCGGTTTTTTTTGTGGATCACGCCCAGGTCCAGCGCCAGCAGCGCCAGAACCATCACCACAAATCCAATCCACACCCAGATCATCGCAGGTCACCGCCTCGTTTCAAATTCATCGTCGTCCGGCCCTCAGTCTATCCCGCCCACGCCCCCGCAGGCGCGCAAAAAAAGAGCCGGCCACCGGGACCGGCTCTTTATATTATGATAACAGACCGTCCTCAAGCGAACACGGTCTGGATCAGATTCTCTGTATGAGTTCCAGAGTGACGGCGGCGACCAGTGCCACGGCGAGGATGATGCCGAAGCCGCGGGCCATCATGACGTGGATGTTGCCCGCCGGAAACATTTCTCCGCAGTTCGAGCATTTGACCGTCCAGTTCGTAATCGGCGCATGGCACTCACAACATGCCATCTTGTTGACGATGCCTTCCATCATGAACATTCACCTCCTTGTGTCATCACAGTTCACAGTTCCGGTTCACTGCACCGGCTGCCACGATTCCCGTTTATGCTGCGCGGTCTGGATCTGCTTCTCGCTCATCAACCGCTCCAGCTTGTCGCGCAGCACCACCATGTCGTTGTAGTCCTTATCCAGCGGGCGCGTGGTGGAGACTGCAAGATTCACCCACATGTGCGCCAGCACGATATCGCGCGGCACACCCTGCCCTTTGTAATACAGGTCGGACAGCATGAACTGCGCTTCCGGCAATCCCTGGTTGGCTGCCTGCTGGTACCAGTAAGCGGCCTTCGTGTAATCCTGGCGCACACCCTGCGCCAATTCGTACATGGCGCCGAGTTGATACTGAGCCACGGCATCTCCCTGCTGAGCCGCTTTTTGGAACCATCTCCAGGCGCGACGGTAATCCTTGGCCACACCGTCGCCGTCAAAATACATCAGGCCCAACTGGAATTGAGCTCTCACATCGCCCTGCTCCGCCGCCTTCACGTACCAGTGACGCGCGGTATCGAGATTGCGCTCCACGCCCAGACCGGATTTATAGAGATGCCCGATCTGCGTTTGCGCGCGGGCATCCCCCGCCTCAGCGAGCGGCTTCAGGATTTCATGCCCCTTGGAGTAATCGTTGAAATTCAGAAACTGGATGCCTTCCTGATACCGTCCCTCCGAGGCTCCGGCGGCCAGCATGGTAACCATCAGGATGCAGGCAATCCGCACAAGCTTATTCAATGCACAACGCACGAGAGAAACCTCCTTTCCGTTTGTTATCCCCCTATGTCATACAACATAAAACGGATGCAGGCGTTGTCAAACACATCGGCGCGGACTCATTGAAAATCAAATTCAACTCTGCAACAACTCGTTGAGCGCGCGGGCACCCATTGCCGGCAAAAAAATTTGGTTTTCAATTTCAAAAGCAGGCATGCACATGCCCGAAAGGTCAAATTCGCTTGCCGGGTTGTTTTGAATGTGCTTAAGTGAATGGCATCTATTTAATTTTCTATTCTGATTTATTATCAAACAATGCTCCATAAACTGAGCGATCAATGGAAGCGATTCGTGAAATGGAAGGCGTCCGGCGGTGCCCTGCTGTTCTTCGCCGCCATGCTCGCCGTGGCACTGGCCAACACGCCTCTTCACGATTTTTACAACGAACTGATCCATACGCCGGTGGAAATCCGCATCGGCGGCTTTGCCATCGCCAAACCGTTCCGCATCTGGGTGAACGATGGATTGATGGCGGCGTTTTTTCTGCTGGTCGGCCTGGAGATCAAGCGCGAAGTGGTGGGCGATCCCAAACATTCGACCGCGAACCTCATGTTCCCGGGAGTGGCGGCGGTGGGCGGCATGGCGGCTCCCGCGCTGGTTTACATCTGGATCAACCAGGACGATTCGGTCGCCATGCAGGGTTGGGCCATCCCCGCCGCGACGGATATCGCCTTCGCGCTCGCCATCCTGAGCCTGGTCGGACCGGCGGTGCCCAGGAATCTCAAAATGTTCCTCATGTCGCTGGCGGTGCTCGATGACCTGGGTGCGATCGTGGTCATCGCCCTCTTTTACACGAACCAGTTGTCGCCCAATGCGCTGTTGATGGCGGGAGCGGCATTTCTGACTTTGATCTGGTTGAACCGTTCCGGCATCAACCACCTTATGCCGTACATGCTGGTGGGTGTTCTGCTTTGGGTGTTTGTGCTCAAATCCGGGGTGCATGCCACGCTGGCGGGCGTACTGGTCGCCTTCACCATTCCCATAGGACGTCCCAAAAGAACCGCCCTGTCCCCCTGCCGCCGCCTGGAGAAAACCCTGCATCCGTGGGTGACCTACGGCACCCTGCCACTTTTCGCCTTTGTCAATTCGGGCTTGCCGCTGTCGGAAGAGACATTCCAGTACTTCACCCATCCCGTCACCCTGGGAATCATGACAGGCCTGGTACTGGGCAAACCGCTTGGCATTTTCGGGTTCAGTTGGATCGCCGCCAAAACGGGCCTCGTGACGGTGCCTTCCAAAATCACCATGATGCAGATTTTCGGCGTGTCCCTGTTATGTGGCATCGGCTTCACCATGAGCCTGTTCATTGGCTCGCTGGCTTTCGACCTGGGGGGTCTGGATGACACAGGCTATGTGCGGTTGGGAATCCTGACCGGATCGCTGATCTCAGGGGTGCTCGGCTTCACCGTCCTGCGCGCGGTTTTGCACCAGAAGTAGAAGGTGGGAAAAGCTCTATGGAATAAACTGAA of Nitrospina watsonii contains these proteins:
- a CDS encoding cbb3-type cytochrome c oxidase subunit I — translated: MDTDTLVNKPMIKSWGWWGLIWLTIFPFIGVFVSIKFHNPEFLGETAWFTFGRMRPVHVNGVIFGAFSTLFIALMYYAVPRLCGRRLYKEEWGHWLLWLWNAFLVLGTGSLLLGHNMGFEAGEFTWPFNILRFIVLGLITVQVLGTVFQRQEPRFYVSLWYITAAFVWTVFNLVLGNVVLPYGPFTGVDSAAMHGLYIHYIVGLWLTPAGLAIIYYFLPLAAKQSLFSHKLSLLGFWSLALFYPFVGTHHYLFSPIPYWTQTISIVTSMLLIIPVWTVTINFFGTVRGRWGQVCGGNDADAYAGKFLILGAVYYLFGCFQGSVEALRRMQELTHFNDFVIAHSHLTVFGSMVVWVVGGMYYIWPRLTGNQLWSAKLASWHLWLTIGGFSVMAAGLTAQGFVQGSMLEHGANFVDTVNEMKPWWVARTLGGLSMDIAILLMLINFYKTAQAGKAVESMAAIEQTGEKVPMAPLKKGGNWLETPSGVVVGAGIFLFGLAVGTQGIAPYVTNKQQRAHVTDVVADAKIDVPDYTPLEERGREVYIREGCWYCHSQFVRPVTGENFRWGPVSQNGEYVHDLPHLFSTRRIGPDLTRVGRRYSDGWHAAHHWDPQAVKKDSIMPRFPWLFEEPEKEGEAPQLNEDGKALIAYVQRLGISIGDWREQFVSTNLSVGSSVNPGNHIQKDLLPLGENVYDARCSGCHGDEGDGTGPSAKFLDPKPRDFTQGIFKFHSTPGKDALPTDGDLFKTITHGLWGTGMPPWHNLTQNERLAVIQYIKTFSDRWQQEEVKDPIAVPKETAVTLASIENGGKLYVKNCQSCHGDEGLGDGPLAGVVQDTWGFPIKPANFTLPAGEEGGVKLGHDSRHLFRTIMNGVGGDPMPVFQGALNAKQVWDIVHFIQSLRVQTYEERLMSVGVDPDALQDTRRNIWSMLSPAADQGRLKEDVVQLKNVSDAKQGG
- a CDS encoding dodecin family protein, with product MPNSVYKIIELVGSSDKSWEDAAKKAVETAAHSLEDLRVAEIKELDMKIEDGKVTAFRSKVAISFKYHEKG
- the nhaA gene encoding Na+/H+ antiporter NhaA, whose protein sequence is MLHKLSDQWKRFVKWKASGGALLFFAAMLAVALANTPLHDFYNELIHTPVEIRIGGFAIAKPFRIWVNDGLMAAFFLLVGLEIKREVVGDPKHSTANLMFPGVAAVGGMAAPALVYIWINQDDSVAMQGWAIPAATDIAFALAILSLVGPAVPRNLKMFLMSLAVLDDLGAIVVIALFYTNQLSPNALLMAGAAFLTLIWLNRSGINHLMPYMLVGVLLWVFVLKSGVHATLAGVLVAFTIPIGRPKRTALSPCRRLEKTLHPWVTYGTLPLFAFVNSGLPLSEETFQYFTHPVTLGIMTGLVLGKPLGIFGFSWIAAKTGLVTVPSKITMMQIFGVSLLCGIGFTMSLFIGSLAFDLGGLDDTGYVRLGILTGSLISGVLGFTVLRAVLHQK
- a CDS encoding TerC/Alx family metal homeostasis membrane protein; its protein translation is MIWVWIGFVVMVLALLALDLGVIHKKNREMPVKEALAWVLFWVVLALAFNVFIYFLYEYQLFGPTPLMEEHSGRKAAFKFFTGYLVEKSLSVDNIFVFLLIFQYFSVPLKYQHRVLFWGILLAVVLRGVMIGFGISLLNHFQWMFYVFGGLLLITAARMPAAEQGSIDPDRNLFVRAVRAVVPVTMQHHEERFFVRQEGRWTATPLFLALILVETSDVVFAIDSIPAILSITRDSFLVYTSNIFAILGLRSMYFALAAVVSRFRYLNICLMFILGFIGVKMILTHHYHIPIEVSLGVIAGILSLGTVASYLDIRSGGTGMFEPIAEGAQTLARLTQRGGRRLVVFVVGITVLCAGVVLIFTPGPALVVIPAGLTILAMEFAWARWLLNQIKKRFKDIPDKLPPGLKDKLKRNADES
- a CDS encoding tetratricopeptide repeat protein: MVTMLAAGASEGRYQEGIQFLNFNDYSKGHEILKPLAEAGDARAQTQIGHLYKSGLGVERNLDTARHWYVKAAEQGDVRAQFQLGLMYFDGDGVAKDYRRAWRWFQKAAQQGDAVAQYQLGAMYELAQGVRQDYTKAAYWYQQAANQGLPEAQFMLSDLYYKGQGVPRDIVLAHMWVNLAVSTTRPLDKDYNDMVVLRDKLERLMSEKQIQTAQHKRESWQPVQ